The genomic stretch ttttgttaggttatgttcttttcaattttattataaaacatttatttaattgaagattaagttatgctaatttttttttatttgcttcctatctgattttttattgattttgaaaataactcGGGTTATCAcgagtctttttatttgttatttttttgttaaatttagtttttctgTGCGtgtgtaattaaaattaattgattaaatgcAAGCATAAGATGTtcacttcatgatattttgttagtttattttttttcagtgaaatccttcaagatttatttaattgtagaTTGGgctccattaattttttttaattgctttttatgggatttttcatttatttaaaaaataacatgggtTATGTAGTGCTGTTTTATTCGTCATTATTTgttaaatgcaatttttttaaaaaaaaaattttatttttaattaaaattaaattacttaattaaatataagaataaaatgatCATTTCATGAAATGCTATTtgctttaattaaaatataagtaaAGAGACAAGTCAAGAAATTTAGTGTTGACCTATTGGCTGCCAAAAAAGTTTCTTGTAacttaaatattcttttattttttcaattaaaaaaggatcTAGATACACCGCAAGCACAATAAAtaatcaacaaaaactaaaggGAGTGGAAAAACCATTGTTTACACACAATCATTGCAACATGGATCAAAGTAGCTGCCAAAAAAATTTCTCGTAACttaaacattctttttttttttttccagtttaaaAAAAGGATTTGGGTGCACCGCAGGCAccataaataattaacaaaaactaaaaggagTGGAAAAATCAATGTTTACCCACAACCATTGTAACATCAATCAAAGTAGTGATCCATAATGTTTGGtttctttattcttctttttttgccttttgttcttttggatttttgttatgtatttttttttcaagttttttttgtcttttttcatctcttttattggagtaattgagaatttagtttttagaatttatttatttttattttgcttttttataggattaatgTGATTTGTGAGGGTAACCAAAGTTGCTCCGGTTTATGAGTTTGGTGgggtgtcttttttttatttttcttttaattgaacttgactttgatcatgaattttttttctcatgtagtttttttttttttaaaaaaacatgttattaaaactttataaagttGATGGACCTGTTCATAGGTTTGACTGGTATGCGGTTATGACaagtttaacttttctttttatgaagttatatCGATCTCAAAAAAGCTTTTTGATATTGGGTTAGTATTGGATTTTgcaattgtttatttttgttaacatgtagttaaaaataaaaaataatttttaaaaaaactttataatcaCAATGGAGTCCATAATATGGTTCACCAGTTTGACGAGTTTACTCATCGACCGaatatgctttattttttttttcaatatttaattggttaggAAATCAACTACATAATTTATTCTGTTTGCTTTCTATATAGAGTTATCACAgtctcaaataaaaattatattttaggattGATACTCAATTTTTGCAAGcatctatttttatcatgtaatttaaataaaaaaaagttattaaacccaataaaaatcatTACATGGGTCGAGGGGATCTATTCGATCCAATTTATCGTtgtcttaatattattttttttaagttgtcatttttgaaattttttaaaaagctaagcATTGTTTTTACcaatcatttaaattattttttagatttatgaaatcaatttatttaaatccaGCTAATcctatttgatttaattagaaatttaaattagataaaaagcTCAATTgagagatttttaaaattgatttatttggtatttaatgacattgTAAATAAAGTCTATGCACTcttaatattcttaaaaaaaaaaaaaaagatccgcAGTAGATTAGTGTTATTTTGATATGTGAATTCCATACTTCTCGTAATTTATTAGCTGCGATTTGTGTTCATAAAAATATGGTaatcgtcttttttttttcctgtgccCAAGATAAGTTGCTAGAAaagctttgaaaaaaaacctgCATTGGAGCACAGGttaaaaaacttgcaaattgttttttttttttttcccttgaggCCCACAAGTTACATGATAACAgaaacaaaactttattttgctTTGTTCAGAGCATGATTCACCAGAGTTGGGTAACGTTTTGTCATTGCCATTCAggtacttttttataaaaaaaaaaatactcttttaagtgagtttaattgattttgatacagaatcataaaaaaataaatttaaaaataaatcaattttatactttttaaacaaaaaacactaggaaaaaacattttaaatcacATCACCAAACACACACTTAAGCTATTATTTTTGAAGCACAGGAAAGCCATGTGCATTGCCTATCCAACACCTACCATACCCACATTACAACCACAACTACTATTTCTCTTCTGATTTTAGGTTGTTTTGCCATTTAGAAAGCTTATGCACGTCAATTCTTCAGTAGGCAAGCTACTTACACAAACTCGAGAGATTGATTGAACAAGGAGTTTTATTACAGTTAAGCAACCATCTAATTTTGAAACTCTCAACTGCCACATCCATTTACAAAGAACAAAGTCCTACAGAGTCCAGATTTCGAGGAGAGAGATCTACAAAAGCACACGCACACCACTTACCACTTTGAAGATTTACATTTAGCAGCTATTCCATTTTCATTCAAGTAAGGCCTAAATGTCCTCATGACTTCTTCATAAGTTGGCCTCTTGTAGTCCACTGCCTGTGAACAATCGCTCGCTTATCTCAGTAAGGAATGAGGATTCAAATGTACATAATATAATGTTATAAATCCTTGCTCGTTTCTGCACCATACCTGTTCGATAACTTCTTCAGGACTTGTCCATTTCCACTCTGCAAATTCAGGATCTGCTTCACCACTTGCTAAGTTGATCTCACTCTCGTCTTTTGTTAATCTCATAAGAAACCTGTCATCCAAAAACCCTGAAATCATATGCAGAAGCAACAGGATAGAACACAACGTATATCCTTCCCCGTTGATCCCTTACCATATCTCTCCAATTATTTCATAACGTGATTATTTCATATGcacaaataaatttgattgcAATTAGCATAACAACACAACTCATGTAATCATAAGAAAGAAATAACTGAGTTTTCTCACTGCATAAGATTCGCAAGATCAAATAAAATTCTCTGTCATTACAAATGTTTAAAAGTCAATTTGAAATTGACGCTAAACTTTGTCCCCGCTTTTGTTTTCCCTTTCTATATCTGAATTTTTATAGCCATTGGATAACAAGAAATGCACATTGAGGTTCAAGTTCATTTAAAATGGACTCAGATACTGACACACAGAAATGAGGAGTTATAATACTGAAAGGGATTGGATTTAGGATCAGAAAACTGAGATGAAAATGTCAAGGATGAAAGGTCCTGAATTTTGTTGCATTTTAGTGGCTATTCACGAAAATTCTAATAGTGCAATCATATTAGATACTGCACAGTTAATTTCTCCAATTTAAACCTAATGTTATCTTCTTTCTCACTATCAGACTGTGTACTCGatcagagagagagacagagaggcTCACCACTTTTGTGCCTGTCCGTGCCATTCACCTCCCCAAAGACGATTCACTTTGGCTTTCACGGCAGGGGGGAAGTCATAAGTCAACCAATTTGGAACCTGTGAATACAGAGCCAGCAAAACAGAAAAGGATTGACCATCAATTCAAGATTATATCTTAAAAGATGCTTTCATAAGAGTACTTGAGAGATTGTTTACTTTCACTGTAgtcattataaaatttaacatgaaattaaCTAGTTACTCAGAGGATATACTTGAGAGATTGTTTATACTAGTCATTCGGTTAACAAAGTTGATACCCAACCTCGGCAATAATTTCAGCAGAGACTATCCCAGTTTCTTCCAGCAGTTCCCTCATGGCTGCAGACTTAGGCTCCTCACCATCTTCAATGCCCCCCTACCATGGGAAATCACAAAGATGAAACACATAAGCTTAGCTGAAGGGTGGAAACCATGGTCGAACAAGAACTAATGTAAATTCAGAGAAAACAGATATAAGATTTCTTATCAGACATCTGCAAAGGTTGGTCTAAGTGCATCCCATGAATAACCCAAGGCGAACCCACTTAAGTATCATACTACTCATTATCTAAAACTCTAGGAAGCTTCCTGCGGATAGGGGTATCCTAGAGCATCACAAATTATATTCATTGCATTTATCAAATGCCTGGATTTGGTATAAAATGCCAAAGTGAGTAAAAAAGCGGAACAGACGTCCACTACTTGCCCGGCAGCGAAGTTCATCGCATTGAGAATAATTGAAATCTAGTCCGAATGTAAGCCAAAATCTTGATCGGTCCGAAAAATCACCTCAGTGATCGCATTAAAAACTAAGATTACTTAGTACTAGAGATGAACTGGAATCACAGGATTATTATTCCCTGCACTAGAATAGTAGATGATAAGCTCGAGCAAGCAGAAATAATAAGAAGTTGAACGATTTCAGCGCATTTGTTAGGAATTAATTACTTTTTCTGAAAGATCAAATCCAATGCGGCATTACCTGAGGCATCTGCCATGCTCCTGGAACATTTAATCTTGACGCCACA from Populus alba chromosome 8, ASM523922v2, whole genome shotgun sequence encodes the following:
- the LOC118039843 gene encoding nudix hydrolase 25, encoding MDGLPSGYRPNVGVCLINSDNLVFVASRLNVPGAWQMPQGGIEDGEEPKSAAMRELLEETGIVSAEIIAEVPNWLTYDFPPAVKAKVNRLWGGEWHGQAQKWFLMRLTKDESEINLASGEADPEFAEWKWTSPEEVIEQAVDYKRPTYEEVMRTFRPYLNENGIAAKCKSSKW